CATTCATATGGGATTATCAGCAAAGATCAGATTAATAAAGGATAGCTGATGTATCGCTTGCAAACCATTCAAGTTTCAGACGAGCACATATTCATAATATATGCATTATTAGTCATGATTTAAGACTTCAACACTTTATCGCAATCACCTCATAAAATGTTTGCCACATCGCAAAAGCGAGCACATATTCATAGTTACTCCTTATCTCTTATACTACTAGTTCTACATAATCTTTTCTAAAACACAAATCAGTATATTACTGCAGCAAAATCCAACGTCATACACTTACATACATAATATGAAGAGAACTACCACACtcattaacaaaataaaaaaataagcaAAAGAGACAGAGAATTTACCTTCAAGAGTCCAACCGAAGTGTTGAGGTGAGACAGAAAGCATGGACGTAAGTAATGCAGAGGCCGTTGCAGTGTGATACGGCATCAACGATTCAACACAGCAGCTCAGCTCTACTGGTGACCTTTTTTTAACAGAAAAAACACACATCAACAACGAAAACCACATTAATTCCTTACAAATTCATTAATGGTGTGTTTGGGAACAAAGATTGTATTCCTGAATTTAGATTTGGACTAATTTGCATGTTTGGCAAACTTATTAGATTTGGATTTGGATTCCTACCAAATCCAAGTAAGGCTAAAATAAACCCGTTTGAAATCCACTATCTAACCCTCTCATTTCCAAATCTTTATTTCACTTTGCTAAATTAAAAATgagtcatttcaattaaattcttGTTGACAAACACTCCCCAACTTTCTTTCTATCTAGGTTATCTTTATTCTGTACACATTAAAAACAACTCGGATTCCGAAAGTAAAGCCTGAAATTCTTAATCTCAAGATCATCAACAATTATCAAATTCACACATCACTCCCAATTTCTTTATGCAACAATTATCAGATTCACTCTAGTATCACACTAGTCAATCCAATGGATGGCGCAACCAACATATCTAAATACCTTTGCGAAAATTTTGGGGGAGACAGGCTAGTACtatctccgtcccaatcatttatttccttttttattctttgtgagaagTACTCGCTCCGTCTCAAACTCTCAAAACCTAACCAATTtttttcttacctaatcaaaaaaaaaaaaaaaaaaaaaaaactaactaaTTTATTTAAATTAAAGGCAAATAAATGATCGGGACGGAGAGAGTAATAAATCAGGGTGAaccgaaaaaaatcaaaaacataaaCTAATAATTTTAAATATTTCACTATTTAGAGGGGCGACCGTCCCGGCTAACCCTTCCTAATTCCGCCACTGCCAATCGTAATTCGATACCGAGTAATTTAATCGTCTACGTATCGATTACGGAACGTATTTATGAATCAAATGTGTAATGCGTTACATAATTCATGATTGGAATGAACGGAATAAAATTAGGTACCTGAAAATACGAGGAGAAGAGATAGGGCTTTGCTTCGGAAGGCTAAACGGGTTGGATTTTGGTTTGGTTGCGGCGGCGAACCTAGGTGCGGAGGTTCGGACGGCGGAGGAGGAGGTTCGGAGGAGAGATCTAGCTGCTGCGAAAGTCGCCATTTTGTGAGAGACGTGTTGTGATGCAATGAAAAAGTGAAGGGTTTTAGATGGGGTTTTGGCCTTTTGGTCAATTATATGTTTTGGATTAATGGGCCTTTGTATTGTTATTTGAAAACAACCACCATGAAATGACTTGAACCCGAAATGACTCTACCCGATTCAAATTATTGCAAGCCTAAACAACTCTAATCTGAATTGACCTGACCTGACCTGAACCGATCTTATTGACCCGTTATCCTAGCCTGATAAAGTTGATGATGTGAACATTGTTATTAGAATTCTGAATTTATGATTCTACAATTTTATGATTTTACGTTTGAAAGAAATTTGATCGATCATGATTCTACAATTTAATTCATAATATACTAGAATCTTACAATTTTGTTTATTTAAAAATTTCTAGAGGTATGAACGTAATatgatcctacgatccgattctatcGGCGCAAATTCCCCATATCAATCCTACCAATTCTATAGATCCAAAAAATCTCGATCCTAGTAAAATGTCAAGGATTTTAGTGAGTGAACTTAATATATTTTATGTTCAATTTTAAAATTATGGTGAAGCGTTATATAATCGGTTGTATggcaatttttatttttttaaaaaatagaaGAATAATTTCATTAATGGAACGTCATACGACACTTACAAAGAATAACTATCATCGAAAACGAATCTATTAGAAACCAAAGAAAAATTAATTTCTTGTAAACTAGAGATCTCAAACCATGATCTGACAATTCGGTTTGGCCTCGTATCGCTATCTTCATGCAGCTTTTGATGAGGGGATCATTCGTATGATAAAAGTATTCGTTTTACCCCAgttatttgtttgccttttttatTCATTGTGAGTGATATTTTAATCAAAAGCAAACAAGTGATTGAGACGGAGGAAATTATTTTAAGCATTTTAGTTAggctattattatttattttattttatttttagttgcgCTATTATTATGAATTGAATATTTGTGTAAAAAGGTCTTACACAAGAGCATGTGAACTTAATAAATATGGAATATACAAAGAACACAAATTATTTTATAGGACCAATTTATCAATAAGACcagcccaataacccaaaacccAATTAAAATAGTTAATATAATTGTACaactttttattattttaatagcCTAATATAATAATTTGATAACTTACACTTTTTAACATGTCCGTATTCATCTTAAAATGTcgggttatcaaaataaaattaaaatgtgAAGAAAATTAAAATATTTAGTGTAGACTATTCccttactagtttgaatgcccgtgcgttgcaacgaggtaattaacttatttataatgcaaaaaaaaaaacataagagtttaatgtttacattctatgtctaatgatttgtttacatactattaaaatatctctttcaaaaaaaataaaagattaatatatacgtgggttaattcttatttataatcatataatcacccccaccttatattaatctttcgatgtgggacaattctactatttataagtaatatattcaccaaacttggattatttttctgatgtgggacaattctaccaTTTATACGTAGTATAACATCAAacttgcattgtttttcaatgtgggacaaataacatactcagaattacaccatgtTTTTTGCTCTTAGTTCGACattcaaccagatcccgaataccgaatacggataattgttactcattatatctaatagttatatttaaatttaataatatgatcaagtactcttcattaatatttgtcgttgttttttcttcatttttttttatcataattgagatacggaaatttcctgtggtaccccttaattttgtcagattttccatgttgcccctacttttaagaatctgcctatagTATCCTTGAGGTtctatttttttgcccatggtaccccctaatataaaaatttgttaaatggacgttaagtttgatggcgtgacaataaaataacaattaaaaaataataccccctttattgttttattggtacggatatctctctcttttaaatgaaaatttaattaactatatcattataatattggaaatttctcatggtaaccttaaactttgatagattacacatggtacccctaattttaagtttctacaaatggtacctcctgtgttcacctttttctttcccagaataccatttgaAAACTTCCGTCATAATGTCATTACTCCTATGACTtttgacgcctttttcttttgttatcgtcTATTACACAAAaacttcatcatctaattcttaaatccatattttatttaataaactaacatttaatagctaaataacaaaacacaaataacatggcatgctcaattactcatctagttactcataggagtaacaGCGTTATgaaaaaaagtaaacacaagggttttatatgtacaaacttaaaattaggggtattatgtgtaatctaacAAAATTCGAGGGTAACATGAAAAATTTCCGCTATAATATTAACCATTTTATCgatctttctcccacctaaaaatATGTTGCAACTTTAAAAATTAAACATTTAATttaagattatgtttaaagtctcttatataataagtatactttgagagatttaatatatttggggtgatacctaagttccaaggataaatcttatttataatcatgggatcatcCCACCTATGATAATCTTATggtgtgggacaattcaactatttatacgtagtatatatttatcacacctacattatttttcaatgtgagatgaataacatatttaaaagtacaccatgttttttgaacctaattcgacgtctaacccgatttaataataagcaaatacatctattaatattcatactttttttttgtttttttatcataattaaaatatgtgctgttccgggtgtaattccagagcagttatttgttaccacccgtgcttgtagaatgacgtctttggttgaatcctcctttcggtctcctgaaacaatgaacaaactgagggctcggctttggaccgagcgaactcactctgacgctcaagtcagtaaacttagagagataagttgttgttact
This sequence is a window from Silene latifolia isolate original U9 population chromosome 8, ASM4854445v1, whole genome shotgun sequence. Protein-coding genes within it:
- the LOC141596121 gene encoding protein NUCLEAR FUSION DEFECTIVE 6, mitochondrial-like isoform X3, giving the protein MATFAAARSLLRTSSSAVRTSAPRFAAATKPKSNPFSLPKQSPISSPRIFRSPVELSCCVESLMPYHTATASALLTSMLSVSPQHFGWTLEDH
- the LOC141596121 gene encoding protein NUCLEAR FUSION DEFECTIVE 6, mitochondrial-like isoform X2, coding for MATFAAARSLLRTSSSAVRTSAPRFAAATKPKSNPFSLPKQSPISSPRIFRSPVELSCCVESLMPYHTATASALLTSMLSVSPQHFGWTLEDG
- the LOC141596121 gene encoding protein NUCLEAR FUSION DEFECTIVE 6, mitochondrial-like isoform X1, which produces MATFAAARSLLRTSSSAVRTSAPRFAAATKPKSNPFSLPKQSPISSPRIFRSPVELSCCVESLMPYHTATASALLTSMLSVSPQHFGWTLEDCNDDV